The following DNA comes from Sulfuriferula thiophila.
CAGTACTACCTTACGCGCCATCGAGGCGATTAAAATCGAATTGCGCGAGCGGCTGGAAGAATATTACCGCGATAACAAGCTGGTGGAGGCGCAACGCCTGGAGCAGCGCACGCGCTTCGATCTGGAGATGATGAACGAGCTGGGATTTTGCAAAGGCATTGAGAACTACTCGCGACATTTGTCTGGGCGCAAGCCGGGCGAACCGCCACCGACGCTGATTGATTACCTGCCGTCACGGGCACTGATGATTATTGATGAATCGCACGTTACCATTCCGCAGATCGGCGGCATGTACAAGGGCGACCGCGCACGCAAGGAAAATCTGGTGAATTACGGTTTCCGCCTGCCATCGGCGATGGATAACCGCCCGCTGCGCTTCGATGAATTCGAGCACATCATGCGCCAGACTGTGTTCGTGTCGGCGACGCCTGCTGACTATGAGCAACAGCATCAGGGCCAGGTAGTGGAGCAGGTGGTGCGGCCGACCGGTCTGGTTGACCCTGAGATCGAAGTGCGTCCGGTGGCAACGCAAGTGGATGATGTGCTATCCGAGATTACCAAGCGTGTGGCAGTGAACGAGCGCGTGCTGGTGACCACGCTGACCAAACGCATGTCTGAAGATCTGACTGATTACTTGTCGGAGCATGGAGTGAAAGTGCGTTATCTGCATTCCGATGTGGATACGGTAGAGCGGGTGGAAATTATCCGTGATTTGCGTCTGGGCATATTTGATGTGCTGGTTGGTATCAATCTGTTGCGCGAGGGGCTGGATATTCCGGAAGTATCACTGGTAGCGGTACTGGATGCGGATAAGGAGGGCTTTTTGCGTTCCGAGCGTTCGTTGATCCAGACCATAGGCCGGGCGGCGCGTAACCTGAATGGCCGTGCGATTCTGTATGCTGACCGCATTACCAATTCGATGCGGCGGGCGATGGATGAAACCGACCGCCGTCGCCATAAGCAAGTGGAATATAACCTTGAGCATGGCATCACGCCGCGCGGTGTGGTCAAAGGCATCAAGGATATTATCGAAGGCGCGTATGACATGGAAAGCGCACAGGCTAATCATAAAGTCGCGCAAAAAATGGCGAGCTACCATGCCAAGGATGAAAAGACCTTGACCAAGGAACTGAAACAGGTGGAAAAGGACATGCTCACCGCCGCCAGAAACCTGGAGTTCGAACGTGCTGCCGAATTGCGTGATGAATTGAGGCGCTTGAAAACCGTATTGTTTGGTGCCGATGGCACGCATGACGATGAGTAAGCTGTGCGTCTAGTCATACTCGCGTTTGTTACGGGTGTAATTTGGCTGCAGCAACAAGCCGTATTGCCTGATCTGGCCTGGGCGTGGGGCTTACCGCTGCTGGCATCGGCATGGGGGTTGCCCGTATCGGGCAGGTGGCGGCAAGTGCGCAGAGTTGCTTTGCTGGTATTGTGGTTTGCGCTGGGTTTCTTTTACGCGGCCATGCTGGCACAGCAGCGACTGGCTGATAGTTTGCCACTCACCTGGGAAGGTGTGGATGTCTCCGTGGTCGGTGTGGTGGCGAGTTTGCCGGTGGTGACTGAGCGCGGTCAGCGTTTCGAATTTGACGTGGAACGGGTGCGGACTCCCGGTGCGGAAGTGCCGAAACACGTGCAATTATCAACCTATCTTACTGATTTTAATGGTAAGCCTCTAGCTGGGGCGCTGTCGGTAAAGGCGGCACAGCGCTGGCAATTGACGGTGCGTCTGCGGCGTCCGCACGCCAATCAGAATCCACATGTGCAGGACATGGAAGCCATGTGGTTTGCACGCGACATTCGTGCTTTGGGGGCAGTACGCGAACGCAGCGAACAGCGTTTGCTATCAGCCCGGGTTGCGGAACCGCGCTATCTGATCGAGGTCTTACGTGGGCATATTGCCGATCGTTTTGATCACGTATTGGCTAGCGCGCCTTACACGGGGGTGCTGAAGGCGCTGGCGATAGGAGAGCAGTCTGCTATCCCGCCCGCGCAATGGCAGTTGTATCAGCGTACCGGTATTACCCATTTGATCAGTATCTCGGGTTTGCATGTGACTATGCTGTCCGGGCTGGCGTTTGCGCTATGTTATGCACTCTGGCGCCGCAGCACTCGGCTGACCTTGCGGTTGCCGGCGCGCAGGGCGGCGATACT
Coding sequences within:
- the uvrB gene encoding excinuclease ABC subunit UvrB, with the translated sequence MIVTFPNSPFRLHQPFLPAGDQPQAIAKLVEGINDGLAFQTLLGVTGSGKTYTMANVIAQLGRPAMIMAPNKTLAAQLYAEMREFFPENSVEYFVSYYDYYQPEAYVPARDLFIEKDSSINEHIEQMRLSATKALLERNDSIIVATVSAIYGIGDPGDYHKMILHLRQGEKLSQRDAIQRLIAMQYDRNEFEFKRGVFRVRGDVLDIFPAESAEHAVRISLFDDEVESIRLFDPLTGHLLQKLPRFTVYPSSHYVTPRSTTLRAIEAIKIELRERLEEYYRDNKLVEAQRLEQRTRFDLEMMNELGFCKGIENYSRHLSGRKPGEPPPTLIDYLPSRALMIIDESHVTIPQIGGMYKGDRARKENLVNYGFRLPSAMDNRPLRFDEFEHIMRQTVFVSATPADYEQQHQGQVVEQVVRPTGLVDPEIEVRPVATQVDDVLSEITKRVAVNERVLVTTLTKRMSEDLTDYLSEHGVKVRYLHSDVDTVERVEIIRDLRLGIFDVLVGINLLREGLDIPEVSLVAVLDADKEGFLRSERSLIQTIGRAARNLNGRAILYADRITNSMRRAMDETDRRRHKQVEYNLEHGITPRGVVKGIKDIIEGAYDMESAQANHKVAQKMASYHAKDEKTLTKELKQVEKDMLTAARNLEFERAAELRDELRRLKTVLFGADGTHDDE